Proteins from a single region of Argopecten irradians isolate NY chromosome 7, Ai_NY, whole genome shotgun sequence:
- the LOC138328402 gene encoding uncharacterized protein → MDQTQRVSTISEEHSIILEEGEDILPGHSDNVINDNSTEITETEQQNNDIIVNSIQIPHLQDPEKQKDVLEKENEERPEFTVRLGTSLTRKDADIRARALLKTLAMKSAPPIQKASLPSYGPLPRSRRTSVQRDRERSLRNMSRALGKMLRSRRRQSQGSMPDTIVENTPPEPSEKPFVKFRRIARTVRLLARILLTLKSYVREPDRSEWSFMEMYLHVRDDLHKKVAFNPHSYVKVEPKRDRLKRLLSIPKGSRTLDDVKMILSLMRDNTSFKDYPAHTQIHLAMCMEYQTYEARRVILRQGHVPSAFYIMLSGAAIVNTQDLNPSTGKRFFRTVHEIVAGDIFGEIALLESGRRTATVICKTPCELLVVQKEDFDEIIKAPLMREKVEHVSFCRELPLFKDFPCDVFADHTAGFFYQYFRKGDVIVKDSRDSKFIIVVAEGACQMLSDVIETEADRARGPMFEKHMEDAFPLYTEMKKIRSKARRQKTDESNDAVLGVKLLTGTLDSYKQAAKTNLGRVGRRKSRHHLLSRSNTLGSFDLTDKERQTCVVNEDTTPLWTDRVRGHTHPNGFRHSHSADVHRKTSQTENQRIHVRSATNAHNKFNNEIQMIADNNMPPPPPHHPSEPRVLHAQISELKPGSVFGLEALISRPSTTLSLVSDGAECIFISKRLFLKEANIKVLRIVTDLVNNHPCHDYIKDQVYTYRKWRKYKMATVLDVVDRHRSLELAIVGGAPDKKFPIPSEAYA, encoded by the exons ATGGATCAGACACAGAGAGTTTCGACGATTTCAGAGGAACACTCCATTATCCTTGAGGAAGGAGAGGACATTTTACCAGGACACAGTGATAATGTGATCAATGATAACAGTACAGAAATTACTGAAACTGAACAACAGAATAATGATATTATTGTGAATTCTATACAGATTCCTCATTTACAAGATCCAGAAAAACAAAAGGATGttcttgaaaaggaaaatgAAGAACGGCCTGAGTTTACTGTTCGTTTGGGTACCTCTCTCACGAGAAAGGATGCCGATATTCGGGCACGCGCGTTGTTGAAGACGCTAGCCATGAAATCTGCTCCGCCAATTCAAAAAGCTTCCCTACCAAGTTATGGACCGCTTCCTCGATCAAGGCGGACCAGTGTCCAAAGAGATCGGGAGAGATCTTTACGAAACATGTCTAGGGCTTTAGGGAAAATGTTACGATCGAGAAGACGACAAAGTCAGGGGAGTATGCCTGATACTATAGTGGAAAATACACCTCCTGAACCTTCAGAAAAG CCCTTCGTGAAGTTCAGGAGGATTGCCCGGACTGTGCGACTATTGGCACGAATACTTCTGACTCTGAAAAG TTACGTACGTGAGCCAGATAGAAGCGAATGGTCCTTTATGGAGATGTATCTTCATGTTCGTGACGATTTACACAAAAAAGTGGCATTCAATCCGCATAGCTATGTCAAAGTAGAGCCG AAACGAGACAGACTGAAAAGATTACTGTCCATTCCCAAAGGCTCACGAACGCTTGATGACGTCAAAATG ATTCTCAGTCTGATGCGAGACAATACATCCTTTAAAGATTATCCAGCTCATACACAAATACACCTAGCAATGTGCATGGAGTACCAAAC ATACGAGGCCCGTAGAGTGATACTGAGACAGGGCCACGTACCGTCTGCTTTCTACATCATGTTGTCCGGGGCGGCCATTGTCAACACTCAGGATCTGAATCCCAGCACGGGCAAAAGGTTCTTTAGGACGGTTCACGAGATCGTGGCAGGGGACATATTTGGG GAGATTGCCTTACTCGAGAGCGGACGACGGACTGCCACAGTTATATGTAAGACTCCGTGTGAACTACTAGTGGTTCAGAAAGAG GATTTTGACGAAATAATAAAAGCTCCACTCATGCGTGAAAAAGTAGAACATGTCAGCTTCTGTAG AGAGCTTCCACTTTTCAAAGATTTTCCTTGCGACGTGTTTGCAGATCACACGGCTGGCTTCTTCTATCAGTATTTCAG aaaaggCGACGTTATCGTCAAAGACAGTAGAGACAGCAAGTTCATCATTGTGGTTGCGGAG gGAGCATGTCAAATGCTTAGTGACGTCATAGAAACAGAGGCTGATAGAGCACGTGGTCCAATGTTTGAAAAACACATGGAGGATGCATTTCCGCTGTACACAGAGATGAAGAAAATAAGGTCAAAGGCAAGACGTCAAA AAACTGACGAATCCAATGATGCCGTTCTTGGCGTTAAGCTTTTAACAGGAACACTGGACTCGTATAAACAAGCAGCTAAAACGAAT CTTGGTCGGGTGGGCAGACGGAAGTCGCGACACCACCTGCTCTCACGAAGTAACACGCTTGGATCATTCGACCTAACAGACAAAGAGCGACAAACATGTGTG GTTAACGAAGACACGACACCACTGTGGACTGACAGAGTAAGAGGGCACACTCACCCCAATGGTTTCCGACACTCACACTCAGCCG ACGTTCACAGAAAAACTTCCCAAACTGAAAACCAACGTATCCATGTACGATCTGCTACAAATGCTCACAACAAGTTCAACAATGAGATACAGATG ATAGCAGATAACAATATGCCTCCACCGCCTCCTCATCATCCTTCAGAGCCTCGAGTATTGCACGCGCAAATATCGGAACTAAAACCAGGCTCCGTATTC GGTTTAGAGGCGCTTATATCACGACCATCGACAACATTAAGTCTCGTCAGCGATGGAGCCGAGTGCATCTTTATTTCTAAGCGTCTGTTTTTGAAGGAAGCTAATATCAAAGTGCTACGTATTGTGACAGACCTG GTCAACAACCACCCATGTCACGACTATATCAAAGACCAGGTCTACACATACCGGAAATGGaggaaatacaaaatggcgacCGTGCTGGATGTAGTTGACAGACACCGGAGCTTGGAACTGGCAATCGTGGGAGGAGCACCCGACAAAAAGTTTCCAATACCTAGTGAAGCGTATGCATGA